A single genomic interval of Lentimicrobium saccharophilum harbors:
- a CDS encoding urocanate hydratase yields the protein MQLADFRKSVMEGIPSELPLPQPFDDAVSHAPVRKDILTANEKKLALRNALRYFDPVHHPVLAPEFADELKKYGRIYMYRFRPSYPMYARPIEEYPAKSKQAAGIMLMIQNNLDPAVAQHPHELITYGGNGAVFQNWAQYLLTMKYLSEMTDEQTLVMYSGHPMGLYPSHKDAPRVVVTNGMVIPNYSKPDDWERFNALGVSQYGQMTAGSYMYIGPQGIVHGTTITVLNAGRKIAGAGHGLGGTLFVTSGLGGMSGAQPKAGNIAGVVTICAEINPHAAHKRHSQGWVDEISDDADTAIDLAMKYRKEKKARSIAYLGNIVDLWERLAERNIPVDLGSDQTSLHNPWAGGYYPVGLSYEDSNEMMAHQLEEFKKRVQETLRRHVAAVNKLCSRGMYFFDYGNAFLLESGRAGADIFKADGSFKYPSYVQDIMGPMCFDYGFGPFRWVCTSGSAADLDTTDRIAMEVLEEIAATAPAEISQQMKDNIQWIRGAKENRLVVGSQARILYADCEGRTKIAAEFNKAIADGRISAPVVLGRDHHDVSGTDSPFRETSNIYDGSSFTADMAIHNVIGDSFRGATWVSIHNGGGVGWGEVINGGFGMLLDGSADSDRRLRAMLYWDVNNGISRRSWARNEGAVFAIKRAMEAEPLLKVTLPNMADDKIIDALF from the coding sequence ATGCAACTTGCTGATTTCCGGAAATCTGTAATGGAAGGAATTCCTTCGGAACTTCCTTTACCTCAACCTTTCGACGACGCCGTGAGCCATGCTCCTGTGCGCAAGGATATACTTACAGCCAATGAGAAAAAACTGGCACTGCGCAATGCACTCCGTTATTTCGATCCTGTGCATCACCCGGTGCTGGCTCCCGAGTTTGCCGATGAACTGAAGAAGTACGGCCGGATTTATATGTACCGGTTCAGGCCGTCATACCCCATGTACGCGCGGCCCATTGAAGAATATCCGGCGAAATCAAAACAGGCGGCAGGCATTATGCTGATGATACAGAATAACCTGGATCCAGCCGTTGCCCAGCATCCGCATGAACTCATCACCTATGGAGGCAACGGGGCTGTGTTTCAAAACTGGGCGCAGTACCTGCTTACCATGAAGTACCTTTCAGAAATGACGGATGAGCAGACACTGGTAATGTATTCGGGCCACCCCATGGGGCTTTACCCGTCGCACAAGGATGCCCCAAGGGTGGTGGTTACTAATGGAATGGTTATCCCCAACTACTCCAAACCCGACGACTGGGAGCGTTTCAACGCGCTGGGCGTTTCGCAGTACGGGCAGATGACGGCCGGCAGCTACATGTACATTGGCCCCCAGGGCATCGTACACGGAACTACCATTACCGTGCTCAACGCAGGGCGTAAAATCGCCGGTGCGGGTCATGGGCTGGGAGGAACGCTCTTTGTAACTTCGGGACTTGGCGGGATGAGCGGCGCTCAACCCAAAGCAGGGAACATTGCCGGTGTGGTGACCATCTGCGCCGAGATAAATCCCCATGCCGCGCACAAACGGCATAGCCAGGGCTGGGTGGATGAGATTTCCGACGATGCGGATACCGCCATTGACCTGGCAATGAAATACCGGAAGGAGAAAAAAGCCCGTTCCATAGCCTACCTGGGCAATATCGTAGACCTCTGGGAACGGCTTGCAGAACGCAATATCCCTGTTGATCTGGGCTCCGATCAGACCTCGCTGCATAACCCCTGGGCCGGAGGTTATTACCCCGTGGGACTTTCCTATGAAGACTCCAACGAAATGATGGCGCATCAGCTGGAGGAGTTCAAAAAGCGGGTGCAGGAAACCCTCAGGCGTCACGTTGCTGCAGTTAACAAGCTCTGCAGCCGCGGAATGTACTTCTTCGACTACGGCAATGCCTTCCTGCTTGAGTCGGGCAGGGCGGGTGCCGATATCTTCAAAGCCGATGGCAGTTTTAAATATCCTTCCTACGTACAGGATATTATGGGGCCCATGTGCTTCGACTATGGGTTCGGGCCCTTCCGCTGGGTGTGTACATCGGGCAGCGCAGCCGATCTGGATACCACCGACCGCATTGCCATGGAGGTACTGGAAGAAATTGCCGCCACTGCTCCTGCTGAAATCAGTCAGCAGATGAAAGACAATATACAATGGATCCGGGGAGCCAAGGAAAACCGTCTGGTAGTCGGCTCGCAGGCAAGAATCCTTTATGCCGACTGCGAAGGACGGACTAAAATAGCCGCTGAATTCAACAAAGCCATTGCCGACGGGCGGATCTCCGCACCGGTAGTGCTGGGCCGCGACCATCACGATGTATCGGGTACCGACTCACCCTTCAGGGAGACCTCCAACATTTATGACGGCAGCAGCTTCACCGCCGATATGGCCATCCATAATGTGATCGGCGATTCCTTCAGGGGTGCAACCTGGGTTTCCATTCATAACGGTGGCGGTGTAGGCTGGGGTGAAGTCATCAACGGAGGTTTCGGTATGCTCCTCGATGGCAGCGCCGACAGCGACCGCCGTCTGCGCGCAATGCTTTACTGGGACGTGAACAACGGCATCAGCCGCCGCTCCTGGGCAAGAAACGAAGGCGCCGTTTTCGCCATTAAGCGGGCCATGGAGGCGGAACCCCTGTTGAAAGTGACCCTGCCCAATATGGCGGATGACAAAATTATTGATGCACTCTTTTAG
- a CDS encoding T9SS type A sorting domain-containing protein: protein MKRLTLIAAVLLLSSGLYAQSQRLVLLEHFTQASCGPCATYNPSIHTLLVNNPDKITSINYHTSWPGFDPMYNHNTVDNAGRTSYYNVSSVPNSVLDGNFYNGHPNGWNINSVNQRYAVPSPCNLMAFQRLSSGQDTLFVTLVVEATAEITGQIAATAAVIEKHIHFNSAPGSNGEKDFYNVMKKLLPSKSGQSLPTPMAAGDYLIIESYWVLANVYNINELSLVGYVQNTLSKEIYQSCNLTPGNYVGLYANDVEVLSLPNMTDRYCNETLNPLLRFRNNGNNAVTAVELNYQVNDEETFVYNWTGNLDPLQSVEIELPALNYQLQENNQLKVWAASVNGGSDGYTRNDTLVHDFATALQTTRDLLVKVRTDNNPHETTWEIKNMAGEVVASGGPYTESGTVINTDVQLEADGCYDFFVYDAGGNGICCTNGAGFVRLSSGSQTIAQGTDFGSMLTAQFNVVSVGVSHLPVLTEFEVYPNPAGEQVFIGFTPERNQTVKISIINQLGQRVYINEMNAPADLIQKIDINTSNWPAGIYMIQLDNGNGISSRKLSVSR from the coding sequence ATGAAAAGATTAACCCTGATTGCAGCCGTGCTGTTGCTTTCCTCCGGTCTTTATGCACAATCTCAGCGGCTGGTGCTGCTTGAGCACTTTACACAGGCAAGCTGCGGGCCCTGTGCCACCTACAACCCCTCCATCCATACTTTGCTGGTGAACAACCCGGATAAGATTACCTCCATTAATTACCATACCAGCTGGCCGGGATTCGACCCCATGTATAACCACAATACCGTTGATAATGCAGGCAGAACCTCTTATTACAATGTGAGCAGCGTCCCGAACTCAGTACTCGATGGCAATTTTTACAATGGCCATCCTAACGGATGGAATATCAACTCCGTAAACCAGCGGTATGCGGTACCTTCACCCTGCAATCTTATGGCTTTTCAGCGGCTTTCGTCCGGTCAGGACACCTTGTTTGTTACCCTGGTGGTAGAGGCTACAGCGGAAATTACCGGACAAATTGCTGCAACGGCAGCCGTGATTGAAAAACATATTCATTTTAACTCAGCTCCGGGAAGCAACGGCGAAAAGGACTTCTATAATGTGATGAAGAAACTGCTTCCTTCCAAATCCGGGCAATCCCTTCCTACCCCGATGGCTGCCGGCGACTACCTGATTATTGAGTCATACTGGGTTTTAGCAAACGTATACAATATCAATGAGCTGAGCCTTGTCGGATATGTGCAGAATACGCTGTCAAAAGAAATTTATCAGTCGTGCAACCTTACCCCGGGCAATTATGTCGGTTTGTATGCCAATGATGTGGAAGTGCTTTCGCTGCCCAATATGACAGACCGCTATTGCAATGAAACCCTCAATCCTCTGTTAAGATTCCGCAATAACGGCAACAATGCTGTAACTGCCGTAGAACTTAATTACCAGGTGAATGATGAGGAGACTTTTGTTTACAACTGGACAGGTAATCTGGATCCGCTGCAGTCGGTTGAAATTGAACTTCCCGCGCTGAACTACCAGCTTCAGGAAAACAATCAGTTGAAAGTATGGGCAGCCAGTGTTAATGGAGGAAGCGACGGATACACCCGCAACGATACCCTTGTACATGATTTTGCAACAGCCCTTCAGACAACCCGCGACCTGCTCGTGAAGGTAAGAACCGATAACAATCCTCATGAAACCACCTGGGAAATCAAAAATATGGCCGGAGAGGTGGTTGCCAGCGGAGGGCCTTATACCGAGTCAGGAACGGTCATCAATACCGATGTGCAGCTTGAGGCTGACGGTTGCTATGATTTCTTCGTTTACGATGCCGGCGGTAACGGAATCTGCTGTACCAATGGCGCAGGCTTTGTCAGGCTCTCATCCGGTTCGCAAACCATCGCCCAGGGCACTGATTTCGGTTCAATGCTTACCGCCCAGTTTAATGTGGTGAGTGTGGGTGTCAGCCACCTGCCGGTTCTGACCGAATTTGAGGTTTATCCCAACCCCGCCGGAGAACAGGTATTCATCGGATTTACTCCTGAAAGAAACCAGACCGTAAAGATCAGTATCATCAACCAGCTCGGACAACGGGTGTATATCAATGAAATGAATGCACCAGCCGATCTGATACAGAAGATTGATATCAATACTTCAAACTGGCCGGCCGGTATCTACATGATACAACTGGATAACGGAAACGGGATCAGCAGTCGCAAGCTGAGCGTCAGCAGATAA
- a CDS encoding T9SS type A sorting domain-containing protein, which translates to MKKILLSLIIGTFILSVGNAQSLVIKDKTGVDVSGQTIDHYCTPGVGFVSLGLDVYNVSETAKNVKVRKNDMALVEGSFSNICWLSCYPDFILETPDPLLIEPGSFVTNFTGDLTYGSIQGTSTVKFTFFDMDNDSDSSFVVINFIIGTLGINNNVSLKAATVSNAYPNPAVSVAAIEYKLPAGVRNASIKVNNLLGNIIQEIALSNAEGKVTLDVANLSNGVYFYSLIIDNSAVSTRKFIVKR; encoded by the coding sequence ATGAAAAAAATATTACTCTCACTGATTATCGGCACTTTTATTCTGTCGGTTGGTAATGCCCAGTCATTAGTCATTAAGGATAAAACCGGAGTGGATGTATCCGGGCAGACCATTGATCATTACTGTACTCCGGGTGTTGGATTTGTTTCTCTTGGCCTGGATGTTTACAATGTTTCTGAAACTGCGAAAAATGTCAAAGTGAGGAAAAATGATATGGCCCTGGTAGAAGGTTCTTTCTCCAACATCTGCTGGTTGTCCTGCTATCCTGATTTTATATTGGAAACACCGGATCCTTTGCTTATCGAGCCTGGCTCTTTTGTAACCAACTTTACTGGTGACCTTACCTATGGCAGTATTCAGGGGACTTCAACCGTGAAATTTACCTTCTTCGATATGGATAACGATTCAGATTCGAGTTTTGTAGTTATTAACTTCATCATCGGTACTTTGGGGATTAATAATAACGTCTCGCTCAAAGCTGCAACCGTTTCAAATGCTTATCCCAACCCGGCTGTGTCAGTGGCTGCCATTGAATACAAATTGCCCGCCGGAGTAAGAAATGCAAGCATTAAAGTCAATAACCTGCTTGGCAACATCATTCAGGAAATAGCACTCAGCAATGCAGAAGGCAAAGTAACCTTAGATGTTGCAAACCTCAGCAATGGCGTATATTTTTACTCACTGATCATAGATAATTCTGCCGTTTCCACACGAAAATTCATTGTGAAGCGTTAG
- a CDS encoding DoxX family membrane protein, translating into MKYSKTGLVALVVLRLATGWHFFYEGMVKVLNPDWTSKAYLLDSGGFLKSMFEWMALNDSVLPVVDFLNAWGLTLIGLSLLLGIFCRAGALAGMLLLLFYYLSHPAFPGIEYLFPTDGSYFIINKTLVELFALFVIFAFPTAHIIGVERFWAAKNRRPE; encoded by the coding sequence ATGAAATACTCCAAAACCGGTCTGGTTGCACTTGTCGTACTCCGGCTTGCCACAGGATGGCACTTTTTTTATGAAGGGATGGTAAAAGTTCTGAATCCCGACTGGACTTCAAAGGCCTACCTGCTCGACTCCGGCGGGTTCCTGAAAAGCATGTTTGAATGGATGGCGTTGAATGACAGCGTATTGCCCGTAGTTGATTTTCTGAATGCCTGGGGCCTTACCCTGATCGGGCTTTCCCTGCTACTGGGTATTTTCTGCCGGGCCGGAGCTTTAGCCGGGATGCTGTTGCTGCTTTTCTATTACTTGTCGCATCCGGCATTCCCGGGCATCGAATACCTGTTCCCGACCGACGGTAGCTATTTTATCATCAATAAAACACTTGTAGAACTCTTTGCCCTGTTTGTGATTTTTGCCTTTCCCACTGCGCATATTATCGGAGTGGAAAGGTTTTGGGCTGCGAAAAACAGAAGACCTGAATGA
- a CDS encoding Gfo/Idh/MocA family protein: MKKDEQNDKKGISRRDMLAGLASLPVLGALGYGLFLHASERNKYKSGLLKGIKPVLPSGIPPLVDGPVLRLGVVGTGGRGMYIMKALGFVLPERIDEWKSRAATDKYWRDYLDEFMAQEQLNVRVTGVCDVFGKHAAEGMAAGSNLYRNGQSGEMADVPRRYLTYQELCASPDVDAVIVATPDHLHVPVALEAARNGKHVYCEKPLSWTVEETFEARKVVKDTGIVFQLGHQGRQTESYQVAKSLIEQDVIGKISLIEVCTNRNDPNGAWVYDIDPEANENSIDWKQFIGPAPWHDFSLERFFRWRCWWDYSTGLSGDLFTHEYDALNQILGLGIPHSAMASGGIYFYKDGRTVPDVLNMAFEYPERDLTLLYSATLSSEKNRGKSIMAHDAWMELDETLTVYLDRSSTRYKDQIEKGLLEPNKPIFSYVPGQDKIDAITTPTEKYFAGRGLLYTYRDGKAVDTTHLHLREWLNCIRLNNGTQPSCDIDQAFEEAITAHMGTISYHEKRRTFWDAVNERII; this comes from the coding sequence ATGAAAAAGGATGAGCAAAATGATAAAAAAGGGATCAGCCGGCGCGATATGCTGGCCGGTCTGGCTTCCCTTCCGGTGCTTGGCGCTTTGGGCTATGGACTTTTTCTTCATGCAAGCGAGCGGAATAAGTATAAGTCAGGCCTGCTGAAAGGCATAAAACCGGTTTTGCCATCCGGAATTCCTCCATTGGTTGATGGTCCGGTTTTGCGCCTGGGTGTTGTCGGCACGGGCGGCAGGGGAATGTATATCATGAAAGCACTGGGATTTGTCCTTCCTGAGCGGATCGACGAATGGAAATCCCGGGCAGCCACCGACAAATACTGGAGGGATTACCTGGATGAATTTATGGCCCAGGAGCAGCTCAATGTGAGGGTTACCGGGGTTTGCGATGTATTCGGAAAGCATGCCGCGGAGGGAATGGCCGCCGGTTCCAACCTTTACCGGAACGGGCAGTCGGGTGAAATGGCGGATGTGCCCCGCCGTTACCTTACTTATCAGGAATTATGCGCCTCGCCTGATGTGGACGCGGTGATTGTCGCCACCCCCGACCATCTTCATGTACCCGTTGCCCTCGAAGCAGCCCGCAACGGAAAGCATGTGTACTGTGAAAAGCCTTTGTCATGGACGGTTGAGGAGACTTTTGAGGCAAGAAAGGTAGTTAAGGATACCGGCATCGTATTTCAACTGGGGCATCAGGGCAGGCAGACCGAAAGTTACCAGGTGGCGAAATCCCTGATTGAACAGGATGTTATCGGCAAGATATCGCTGATTGAAGTCTGCACAAACCGCAACGACCCCAACGGCGCATGGGTTTATGATATTGATCCCGAAGCCAATGAAAATAGCATTGACTGGAAACAGTTTATCGGTCCGGCCCCGTGGCACGATTTCAGTCTGGAACGCTTTTTCCGCTGGCGCTGCTGGTGGGATTACAGCACAGGCCTGAGCGGGGATCTCTTCACCCATGAATACGATGCCCTCAACCAGATACTTGGCCTGGGCATCCCGCATTCAGCCATGGCTTCTGGGGGTATATATTTTTATAAAGACGGCCGCACTGTGCCCGATGTACTCAATATGGCCTTCGAATACCCTGAGCGGGACCTTACCCTGCTCTACAGCGCCACCCTGAGCAGTGAAAAAAACCGGGGCAAGAGCATCATGGCCCACGATGCCTGGATGGAGCTGGATGAAACCCTCACCGTTTACCTTGACAGAAGTTCCACCCGCTACAAAGACCAGATTGAAAAGGGATTGCTGGAACCAAATAAACCCATATTCTCTTATGTTCCCGGGCAGGATAAAATTGATGCCATCACAACACCTACCGAGAAATATTTTGCCGGCAGGGGGCTGCTCTACACTTACCGTGACGGAAAGGCGGTAGATACCACGCACCTGCATCTTCGCGAATGGCTGAACTGCATCCGGCTGAACAACGGAACACAGCCCAGTTGCGATATTGATCAGGCCTTTGAAGAAGCGATTACTGCCCATATGGGAACCATTTCTTACCATGAGAAAAGGCGCACATTCTGGGATGCAGTCAATGAACGCATTATATGA
- a CDS encoding Gfo/Idh/MocA family oxidoreductase: protein MNLTTAQSGHIIPTGIAGFGFSGKVFHAPFVHAHPGYRLSAFVTTGNEAAQLYPSAKIYRSFKEVLAVEDLEMIVLCTPHPLHVSQAIEVMRAGKHVVIEKPVAMNSRDAGKLISAVSETGRQWFPYHNRRWDGDFLTVRQLILSGVLGQIVEFRSHFDRYNPVVGRAGWRYLDDDGGGTLFDLGPHLIDQAVALFGKPDSVWCKLYRQRKESKASDGFDLKLFYPETTVSLGAGVFMSEPGPRFVVHGTKGSFIKYGTDPQEARLKNGRKAGAPATGRELKKHYGTLTTVSDGVIKRQRIPTLEGNYLSFYDNVYNVLTSGQAPEVSREDALLNLQVTETAIRSDAEGRVIAMV, encoded by the coding sequence ATGAATCTGACAACCGCACAGTCCGGGCACATTATTCCGACGGGAATCGCTGGTTTCGGTTTTTCCGGGAAGGTGTTTCATGCGCCTTTCGTCCATGCGCATCCGGGCTATCGTTTGTCTGCATTTGTTACTACCGGAAATGAAGCGGCTCAATTGTATCCGTCTGCAAAGATTTACCGGAGTTTTAAAGAGGTCCTCGCGGTTGAGGACCTTGAGATGATTGTCCTGTGTACCCCGCACCCGCTGCATGTTTCCCAGGCCATTGAGGTTATGAGGGCAGGCAAGCATGTGGTGATCGAAAAACCAGTGGCCATGAACAGCCGTGATGCCGGGAAACTGATCAGTGCCGTTTCGGAAACGGGCAGGCAGTGGTTTCCTTATCATAACCGGCGCTGGGATGGGGATTTCCTTACCGTCCGTCAATTGATTTTATCCGGCGTCCTCGGGCAGATCGTTGAGTTCCGATCGCACTTCGACCGGTATAATCCGGTAGTCGGAAGGGCCGGATGGCGGTACCTCGATGATGACGGGGGCGGAACCCTTTTTGATCTCGGGCCTCACCTGATCGATCAGGCGGTTGCCCTTTTCGGGAAGCCGGATTCGGTATGGTGTAAATTATACCGCCAGCGGAAGGAGAGCAAAGCATCCGACGGCTTTGACCTGAAACTTTTTTACCCTGAAACCACGGTTTCACTGGGTGCCGGAGTGTTTATGTCGGAACCGGGCCCGCGGTTTGTGGTGCATGGCACTAAGGGTTCATTTATCAAATATGGCACGGATCCGCAGGAAGCCCGGTTGAAAAACGGCCGGAAAGCCGGTGCCCCGGCAACCGGCAGGGAGTTGAAAAAGCATTACGGTACGCTCACCACAGTCAGCGACGGGGTGATAAAACGTCAGCGGATCCCGACATTAGAAGGGAATTATCTGAGTTTTTATGATAATGTTTATAATGTTCTCACATCAGGACAGGCGCCTGAGGTAAGCCGGGAAGACGCCCTGCTTAACCTGCAGGTCACCGAAACTGCCATCCGGAGTGATGCTGAGGGCAGGGTCATTGCCATGGTCTAA
- a CDS encoding sugar phosphate isomerase/epimerase family protein, whose product MSGRRDFLKSLTLVSGSVALGLSSACKNTLKQKKLLAGIQLWTLRNEMGNDPEGTLKKLAVMGYDTLEAYGFDGQFYGRDAKEFSRFCAELGLELISSHTGITDENATAYARAAAEAGLEYLILPSMMGRPEKSADDFKRVAGEMNRIGAACKQAGIKFGYHNHDFEFRELDGKLPYHILLEETDPSLVSFQPDLYWMVKAGQDPQEYFAAFPGRFTTWHLKDMGNDGDSCIIGNGSVDFKGYLMDRDQAGLEYIFVEQEQYAEGPPLYCAEQSLLYIRKNLL is encoded by the coding sequence ATGTCTGGTCGCCGCGATTTTTTAAAGTCACTCACACTGGTCTCAGGCTCGGTTGCCCTGGGTTTATCTTCCGCTTGCAAGAACACTTTGAAGCAGAAAAAACTTCTTGCAGGGATTCAGTTATGGACATTGAGGAATGAGATGGGAAATGACCCGGAAGGAACGCTGAAAAAACTGGCCGTGATGGGATACGACACGTTGGAAGCCTATGGCTTTGATGGACAGTTTTATGGACGGGATGCAAAGGAATTCAGCCGTTTTTGTGCTGAACTGGGCCTGGAACTGATCAGCAGCCATACCGGGATAACGGATGAAAATGCCACAGCATATGCGCGGGCTGCCGCCGAAGCCGGCCTTGAATACCTGATCCTGCCATCGATGATGGGCAGGCCGGAAAAGAGTGCGGATGATTTTAAGCGGGTCGCCGGAGAAATGAACCGTATCGGAGCAGCCTGTAAACAAGCCGGGATAAAATTTGGCTATCATAACCATGATTTTGAATTCCGCGAACTTGACGGAAAACTGCCTTATCATATTTTGCTGGAGGAGACCGATCCGTCTCTGGTGTCGTTTCAGCCCGATTTGTACTGGATGGTAAAGGCCGGGCAGGATCCGCAGGAGTATTTCGCTGCCTTTCCCGGGCGCTTCACCACCTGGCATCTCAAGGATATGGGGAATGATGGGGATAGTTGTATCATAGGAAACGGGTCGGTTGATTTCAAAGGATACCTGATGGATCGTGATCAGGCCGGGCTTGAGTATATTTTTGTTGAACAGGAGCAGTATGCCGAAGGCCCGCCGCTTTATTGTGCAGAACAGAGTTTGTTATATATCCGGAAGAATTTGCTGTAA
- a CDS encoding Gfo/Idh/MocA family oxidoreductase, producing the protein MEEKSNTNNGMDRREFIRNTALTAAGFMIMPSHVISGLGHIAPSDKLNIVGIGVGGRGGGVIRAVSSQNIIALCDVDWKYSKKIFEEFPDAKKYYDWRKMFDELGKSIDAVVVGTPDHTHAIISINAMKMGKHVYCEKPLTHSVWESRQMAEIAREYKVATQMGNQGNSGEGIRQVCEWVWDGAIGEVREAHAWTNRPIWPQGLERPKEVMQVPDTLNWDLFLGPAKERPYHSIYTPWNWRGWWDFGTGALGDMACHIMDPIFMSLNLKYPVKVQGTSSQFNTESPPLAEVVKYVFPAREKFHRLKMPEVSVTWWDGGLLPPRPEELPDGEIMGRDSNGGCLLIGSKGKIMTGCYGKDPFLLPLDYDKDYKRPAPSMRRVTTSHEMDWVRACKESPASRVEASSHFGYSGPMNEMVVMGVVAVRLQDLKRELLWDGENMRFTNISDSDEIRVVKSDKFEVIDGHPHFDTQHETMNAKAAAEEYIRHTYRQGWTM; encoded by the coding sequence ATGGAAGAAAAATCCAACACAAACAACGGAATGGACCGTCGTGAGTTTATACGCAACACCGCGTTGACGGCTGCCGGTTTTATGATCATGCCCAGTCATGTGATTTCGGGCCTGGGCCACATCGCGCCAAGCGATAAGCTGAACATCGTGGGCATAGGTGTGGGCGGCCGCGGCGGTGGAGTTATCCGCGCGGTAAGCAGTCAGAATATCATTGCCCTGTGCGATGTTGACTGGAAGTATTCAAAGAAGATTTTTGAAGAGTTTCCGGATGCGAAAAAGTACTACGACTGGCGCAAAATGTTTGATGAGCTTGGTAAATCCATTGATGCCGTGGTGGTTGGCACCCCTGACCATACCCATGCCATCATCAGCATTAATGCCATGAAGATGGGCAAGCATGTTTACTGTGAGAAACCTTTGACGCATTCGGTATGGGAATCAAGACAGATGGCGGAGATTGCCCGGGAATACAAAGTGGCAACCCAGATGGGAAACCAGGGTAATTCAGGAGAAGGCATCCGGCAGGTGTGCGAGTGGGTCTGGGACGGAGCCATCGGCGAAGTGCGCGAAGCCCACGCCTGGACCAATCGCCCGATCTGGCCGCAGGGGCTTGAACGTCCGAAAGAGGTAATGCAGGTGCCCGATACCCTCAATTGGGATCTTTTCCTGGGCCCGGCAAAGGAACGCCCTTACCACTCGATTTATACACCCTGGAATTGGCGAGGCTGGTGGGATTTCGGAACCGGAGCGCTCGGCGATATGGCCTGCCACATCATGGACCCGATCTTTATGTCGCTCAATCTGAAATATCCCGTGAAGGTGCAGGGAACATCCTCGCAGTTTAACACCGAATCGCCTCCTTTGGCTGAAGTGGTAAAATATGTTTTCCCGGCAAGGGAGAAGTTCCACAGGCTGAAAATGCCGGAAGTCAGTGTAACCTGGTGGGATGGCGGGTTGCTGCCTCCCCGTCCCGAGGAGTTGCCCGACGGTGAAATTATGGGCAGGGATTCAAACGGAGGTTGTTTGCTTATCGGAAGCAAAGGGAAAATCATGACCGGTTGTTATGGCAAGGATCCTTTCCTGCTGCCGCTCGATTATGATAAGGACTATAAACGTCCGGCCCCTTCCATGCGCAGGGTAACTACAAGTCATGAGATGGATTGGGTGAGGGCATGCAAGGAAAGTCCGGCCAGCAGGGTGGAAGCCAGCTCGCATTTCGGCTACTCCGGGCCTATGAACGAAATGGTGGTGATGGGCGTTGTGGCTGTCAGGTTGCAGGACCTGAAGCGTGAACTGCTTTGGGACGGTGAGAATATGCGTTTCACCAATATCAGCGACAGCGATGAGATCAGGGTAGTGAAGAGCGATAAATTTGAAGTGATCGACGGGCATCCGCACTTTGATACCCAACACGAAACCATGAATGCAAAAGCCGCGGCAGAGGAATATATCCGGCATACTTACCGGCAGGGCTGGACGATGTAA
- a CDS encoding 3-keto-disaccharide hydrolase: MKKVMLMFVVMFSLYACNQPGTKPGEEKAEAPLVNALTEAEIADGWMLLFDGKTPGKWRGYGKDYFPQGWVIEDSTLRCIGSGRGEAGSLEGGDIIYDEKFQNFEMTLEWKISPGGNSGIFYLAQELPDLTIWQTAPEMQVLDNTTHPDGRDGLHSAGALYDMIGVSQDKVKPVGEWNQVKLLVFKGLVEHWLNGEKVVEYHLWTPEWNEMVAKSKFPQYNPDWAKIAQEGFIGLQDHGDDVWYRNIKIRKL; this comes from the coding sequence ATGAAAAAAGTAATGTTGATGTTTGTCGTGATGTTTTCATTGTATGCGTGCAACCAGCCGGGGACAAAGCCCGGAGAGGAAAAGGCAGAAGCTCCGCTGGTGAATGCGCTTACCGAAGCCGAAATTGCCGATGGATGGATGCTCCTCTTTGATGGAAAAACTCCGGGCAAATGGCGTGGATATGGCAAGGATTATTTTCCCCAGGGGTGGGTGATCGAAGACAGCACCCTGCGTTGTATCGGTTCCGGAAGGGGTGAAGCCGGATCGCTCGAAGGGGGTGACATTATCTACGACGAGAAGTTTCAGAATTTCGAAATGACCCTTGAATGGAAAATATCCCCGGGAGGTAACAGCGGAATTTTCTACCTTGCCCAGGAACTGCCCGACCTCACTATCTGGCAGACAGCCCCCGAGATGCAGGTACTCGACAATACTACGCATCCTGACGGCCGCGACGGTCTCCACAGCGCCGGTGCACTCTACGATATGATCGGAGTATCCCAGGATAAAGTGAAACCGGTTGGTGAATGGAACCAGGTGAAATTACTGGTTTTTAAAGGCCTGGTTGAGCATTGGCTGAACGGTGAAAAAGTGGTGGAATACCATTTGTGGACGCCCGAATGGAATGAAATGGTGGCCAAAAGCAAATTCCCCCAGTATAATCCCGATTGGGCCAAGATCGCGCAGGAAGGATTTATCGGCCTGCAGGATCACGGCGATGACGTCTGGTACAGGAATATCAAAATCAGAAAACTATAG